The segment GGCAGTACGGCGAATTTCGTATTGGTAAATGTTTTGGTGCGAGATCGATGAGACCGTTCTTGCGATGACCGGTGATGACCTTGGTTTTGGAGTTTCGTCTCGAAGTGGGACTATCCATCTTGGTCGGAACTAGTGGAGTAGGAGGTTGGACGACTTTGTGCGGTTGTTCGGCTAGATGTAACACAGGAGGCATACAAACGTTTCCATCTTCTATATCGATGGTTGGAACACTCGGCAATGACTGTTGGGTACTTTTGTGACTCCAGGCCGGTGCTTGTGAAGTCTTGTTTGGGCGGAAAGATGTCGAATTTTGTAGTGATGAAAGTTTTGGTACGAGATTGAAGGGACTGTTTTTACGATGACCGGTGGCTACCTTAGCTTTGGAACTTGTTCGCGAACTGTCCGATTCAGAGCTACTGTCGGATTCAGAACTGCTGTCGGTGTCCGAATCAGAACTACTGCTACTCGAATCACTCGATTCAGACGAACTCATTGTAGCAGCTTGTGTCTTTGGTAGGTTAACCTCGATTGAAGCcgcattgttattattattattagcgaGGCTTGCAGTTATAGTCGCACTGTACATTTGTTGTTCCTGTCGCTGCTTTTGCGCCTGTGTCGTTGGTTCTGGTAACGAAGGCACAGAGATAAAATCATTTTCATCCATGCCAATAATTGGAAGACTCGGCAATGACTGATGCGAATTGCTGACACTCCAGGCCGGTTCCTGTGGAGTCTTGTGTGGGCGGCAGTACGGCGAATTTCGTAAGGGTAAATGTTTTGGTGCGAGATCGATGAGACCGTTCTTGCGATGACCGGTGGTGACCTTGGTTTTGGAGCTTCGTCTGGCAGTGGGATTTTCCATCTTGGTCGGAGCTAGCAGAGTAGGAGACGGAACGACTTTGTCTTCGGCCATCGGGACACTCGGTAATGTTTGTCTAGTATTAGTGGTCTGTGAACTCTTGATTGTGTTCTGCACTTGCGTTTGTCTCTTCGGGACTGCTACAGAGGGCACCGTCATACTAACGTTTCCATGATCCATATCGATAGCTGGAACACTCGGCAATGACTGTAGAGTATTTTTGACACTGCAGGCCGGTACCTGTGACGACTTTGGTAATGGTGAATGTGTTGGCTTGATAGGACGTTTCTTGCGACAATCGGTGGTGTCCGTGACTTTGGAACTTCGTCGCGAAGTTCGATTTTTCACCTTAATCGAAGCTGGTTGAGGAGGAATCTGAACGATTTTGCCTTCAGTTCTTGTCTTCTTGACTTGCACATTACTACACAGTCTCTCGAGCGTAATTTCCCCCGTGGCGTGGTCGATAATAAGCACACAATCCTTCATGCTGTAATCCTGTTGGTTCCCCTTGAACACCGTATTGGGAACTCCGGAGCCATCCAGATGTGGCACGGTAACTGTCACTTCTTTGTTGGATCCAACCTCAAGCGTTGCTGATTTGCTGACGTCTACACTGGCTGGTTTGAAGTCGTATTTTAAAGTATGATATGCGGTTTGCGCGGATGGATGGGTGAACGTGGCCCCCAATTTCAACTCGCGGACCTCCGAACCCAAACCTAACAGCAGATTATCCATTTTATATCAAGTTCTTTTGATTAAGTttccaaaatttaatttttgctaGTCTTTGCTACACTGCGATAACTGATGTCAATactcaaaattataattttgataaGTCGTACATGCACGAGAGGCAACCGAATACTGAATTCAACGATTAACAATTCGAAAATATATACTCAAACGGATAGCCAATAACAACAGGTTACCCGCATTACCTAAATCTGAAAGAGATATCTAGGTAGCATAAGAAAATCTGCAGAAAGGTGCAGGTAGGTAGATTAAATAGGTAGGTGCTTTTCAACCtgtcaaatagaaaaaaatatttactttagATTGTTTTTTCATGAATTATaccaaagaaaattaaaaaaaaacacatggCACAGTATGGTCCACCCGTGAAATTTAAATACAatctaaaatttaaattaaggcTAGACAGTTGATTAGCATTTGGGTTTAAGTTTGAATTATCCAATTGCTGCGTATCCGATCGCTTCATAATTCGCTGATGAGtcatcgattaatgtttcgcgcatatccacgttaTTTACATTTATCctttcaaattcgtctgatctagctGAAAGAATCAAGACTTTGATAGATTTGATTTGATAGATAGCtaatgtattcagcaaagttgcttatttcagtatgttctgcaattttttgaagaattttgttttaaattatttaaaaaaacccggtttaatccacctagtggtgaaaggaatctttgttatacggtcttacttgttatttgagatagaaatcgacacgtcttcgtaacataattcatctattggtcatcgtagcgtagtgcgttggtttacataaaatttttgaaaattgaataagtttacaaaatttgaacaaaataggaacacttttaaattttgatagatccttttttcattaaattgttgggaaaacttATGCAGCagaactatcagcaaatgtaaaatgtttaaaatgtatccgtctgttggtagtcgagtaattcggagtcaaaattagggtattctttataatcaaagttctacagttcctaaacaagcaaacatacaggtatactattttcagcaaagttgtgtatttttactatttgtacaattttgtagtacatgaaaaagtcatacaacaattacaaaaagagcaaaaatagaaaaactgattttacaaattcatatacaataaataagatacagggatacctcgatataagacaattaattttttcaaaaagttgtcttatatcgaaattgtcttatatcgaaggttgtcttatatcggggtatccctgtattctatcttcgctgcagagatagaaggttactggctttagcaaaatttcttataataatatgctctatagctttgcagaacacatcaatgtgttatctTGACAAtgaagcaaaatattttttttatttcacttttagggggattaatcaaaatttaaattccaccagacgatagagctttcaatttcaagaaactcttccaaagattcgataaacctaaaaccaagttttcccagtcaaacctctagtgcgcacgttttctttggtttggggttatagtgcgcgcgagtaactgtgttacaaaagttggcgcgagtgttcgagggttaatatcttttgaccggtatcaccaattcttatgaaattttgcatatatgttcgtagtgtcaaaacctctcgtttgatattaaaataattgaaattaggtaaattatcttggttaaaatcattataaattattgttaattttggtatggtgtatacggttactcataactttcaaattaaacgtccaatcaaaaaatcattcaatggtggtttattaggatatattatctttcaaatgagactaatagcgcataaatcggtttggccatctctaagaaacaggcgataattattaccttgtcaaaacaggttttttagcaTACCTTTAaactatttgtttgttttcaattaaagatttctgaacaatttagctgtaataagggctttcatttgatactaagatcgttgaaatcggtcatgtagatacggagaaacccgtgtcacgtatttttcacatttttgcttataacttataaacgaaacgtcgtatcacgaaacaactcaatagtgagtctactagacaataatactttaaaaaaaagtaatagcgaacaattcggttcagccatctctgagaaaaaggcgatagaaaaaatcattacatacatacacacacacagacattgctcaaatcgttgaaccctatcgattggtatatgtgactcggatcaatttcgtgtttttcgaccaatttttaaaccttagttatagtataacaaaggtaaaacaagaaagatgcgctatattttattattaaacttctctgaagacaccacccttgaaaaattacgcatttttacccaattgctaatgtccgcgtttttttcaaaatttgatcactgtgcgtcgttgttgtacgttaccaaggaaacgggtgtatatgtggagtgatgccatatttacgttgagcgtgaaattaaccaataattttcgctattacggtcgtagagtgtcgaaaatataagcataagcataagcataagcataggataccgcccgtgtgctgctactccgttattgaccaggaccgatgaaaattgtaaaatgatggctggaaaaagcatacttgggatagcacgctattcctcattgtgccaccttatcaggtccctgcatgctgatcaataccgacgccggccacgtccgaatgcggctCCTGGtaggatgggaaggaatgttagtccaatacttgttgctactaaagaccagggaatcctctgcatcttcacaagtatttcaggaaaggaattgttgttagtagataggggaagctagatggataatgtaagtatgtaagtacCAGTTATACGAGACCAACccggatattcgaaaattttcctgtaaagccagtaattacgaaaattaagatctaaaaaaacctttttaaaaaatccagtataatgccattggtgctcatatacaaccataatttaatttatatcgaaaaatactatgcacatgaaagatttacggctcgaaaactacgtgacaacctgaatttattatacctgaaaacaaaaatcagggataatgaaacgagccaatacagttcctaagttgataagcatttcttcttaccaacgctaatatgcagagatatagcgccctacacgcttgaggtcgtagagtgtcgaaaatatacttataaaactaactgataataaaatttaccGTAAATAGCATTTTATGCGATAGAACTACTGTCGGAtctcgttcaacagcaaaaatagatatgcgattctacgtttcataattgttcatagcagattattacctactactagcaactttgTTCTCGTCGTGAAAGTATTGAAATCGCTAACAAATGCTattggactctgacgaccttcaccttaaaactTTGTTCTCGTCGTGAAAGTATTGAAATCGCTAACAAATGCTattggactctgacgaccttcaccttaaaaccagccgtggaactttggtatgagtttatgttcatTGATTGAGTTAAGCACGAATATCATGGGCAAACATTACCATTagtctctggtagcaccccgtagctgctcaggagtttgtgcgactgctatttgcggttggaAAAATCTCTTAGGCTAATTTATAATTCCCCAAATAAAATttccatttgaaattttatttatgtgacgtcacataactttataccctcctcccccctacgtcacaaatcgtcacgattagggcAACCTCCCCTCTCCTCTATAGGCGTGATCTACTTTATGGATCTAATATCAAAGTTTACATAcaaggggttagacaaaatgatcaggacaggcaaaattttgacgaaattcaaacgaCCACAACtaataaccttcaaaaatgaaagcaaaatttgtgcGTAAAATCCACTCTGTAACATGACAATTtgagcgcttgtaatagtagttgtggcgTTTTCCCAAGCAAAGCaagtgaaaaatgatttttatctatggctcaacgcactgcgtgacgcagcaattcttaAAGTGAAGAATCAAAGTACCACTCAAAGAGCTGCGTCTGTTAATTGTGTTAATTAGAGTATAAATTATATAAGATTTTCATGGGATTTTTTTCTTGATTAAgaaaaaatgctagaatatcaaTATGGTCTGACATTAGAAAAGTTTACGTCTATGAATCTAAATAGTAACGCTTCCTAATTACTCCAACAAATCCACTTGATTACTGGACATTACAGGACTACCAAACGACGACTGTTGGACGTACCTCTAGACCAACTGAGTGGTGCTAATATGTATGCGGATGATAATTTGAGCTACATTGAAACGGTGCTGAAGTGACCATTAATTTCATGATTCTGGCATTGGATCTAGTTTATGCGTCATGGTATTAATCAATCCTACATGTGCTGAAAAGCCACCGCTCCACTACATGTATTAAAATAATGGTCGCCGTGGTTCTAATTTTCGGCCAAAAAAGGCCATCTTTCAACTTAACTAGCGTAGATTTAGTAATAGAAAGAATGAAACAATGGCCCTCTTCCCTAACTTCATCATTTTAAATTTGGTTTGAGCTGGGCTTTTGGAATGGTAATGTTATAGCCAGTCAGGTTTGTCAAAAAAGCCTGAAATGTAGAAAATCAGTGAATTTcgaaaaatagaattaaaagcGATTCACTGAATGTTTTTCGAACAAACACTTCATTCCAGTGCACCGCGTTTGTATCAACAGCCACGTGATGGGTACGCTCGTTAGGATTTTTGTCAGCACAATTTCCACACATATGCGCTCTCACCACTCACTGCTGACGGCTGGCGGTGTACGAAGTCTCAATATTCCTCCGAGGCCGCTACGCTGCGCCCGCGAAACGGCGGCCGAAAGtgccaataaaaatgaaaggcaaaactttgcaaaaaaataataaaacgattAAAGGACGGCACGTGCCGGGATCCCCACGCCGGGAATGTATGTATGCGGATGCATTACGAATTCCGAAGCTGGGCGTGTGTTTTTCGGCGGTCTTCAAAATCTCAATCATGCCGAAACGTAATGAGTCCCGGAGCACGCCCTTTGCAGTCCTGTCGGCCGAAATAACGCGTGCAGCACCAGTGAACACGTGTCAGAATCAGCCCGTCACGATCCTGTGGATTAATTTGGATAACAAGTTGCGTGCGAACGCAAATTCGAGGGCTTGAAGGCAAACAGGAATGGCTGGTTGAACAAagctatttaaattattttctaggTTTGATTCTATCGCTTGGCAGGGCTTGGTAGGGGAGCGACAATCTTTCTGTCTAGACGCTGACTTGTGGCCAGCGTCTGCCCCATCCTGGAAAGTATAGTATCATTAGTTCAATTTCATGCAACATTTCTCTGAGCATAATGCGGACTAGTTCATGCAAAAACAAGTATAGACACTCCCCACAGCGCACTAGGCGGCAAGAATAATGCATCCAAAGGGGTTTCTGGCAATACCGGGAAGACAGAATCGTATACACATAACAACGCAACTAGGCGGTATTTTAACGAACGGCTTAAAATACTACTCATGTACTACCGCAGCAAGAACCAACCAAGTTTAACTGGCAGACATGTTAAGGATAAATTATTGGTTTTGGTCAGTTGCATTGTGCGGATAAGCCTTCATGAAGTTTAGAGGTTAGAGGTTCTGCACGCTGAATACAGACGGGACGGCGGTGTATGGTGTTGTAAtctaaaatagctaaaatactaaaaataagtAGCGTGAATCTAAAAATACTTGACATGATGTAATAATGCTGCCTATAGGTAGAAATAATACGGTAACAACGGTAACAAGAACAATTAGAACCAAAGAAACAGCACAATATCGCCACTAAAACAGTTTTCATCGTTCCAATTAGACCCCGTGAAAAGTGGACGAATGATTACATACTGGCGTGCGAGTCACGCCTTCGCCTGTCGTGGCAGTGCCATGCCACCATAGGTAATGGAACACCAGTGTGTAGTGGCACCAAGCAACGCAATTTCCAGCAGTTTTAGCTCTAGTCGGCAAAACGATGCCGGAAAGCGATAAATAAAGCCGCGCGAACCTCTGTGGATGATTTGTCACATCATTCGGCAGCGCCACCACCACCGCTCCGTGTCGTCATGTCACGTGTGCACGCCAGTCAGCAGCGGCCTGGCGGAGAAAACCTATTCCGTGACGCGTCATGTAGCAATTAGGTGCATAAATCAGGGAATTCTGCCGGCATTTGATTGTAATTTGACACGGTAGGCAGGAAGAAATTGCGACAGGCTTAAGGTGCCGTACTTGCGTAGGTACCTTTCGATTTGACTTTCTCCCGAAAGAAACGAAAGGCGACAGTCGAGCACTTCGTCTGTCTAATTTATCAGCATAGTTGGCAAAACCATTAACATGTTTGTTTTTGTATAAgcataacgaaaaattacgttTCACCTAGTGAGAttgtgcagaatcttgttggaagtagCGTAGTGAATTCTTGTAGTGCCGATTAGAAGCAAAAGggatacgggagggtattttcagtccACAAgagattgcttctattttttcggaaTAGGCCGAGTTCGAATAGAAGAACGAGTTGTTTTGATTTTCCTTCAATAAAAAAACAGTAGTTTAATTAGCAAGGAACAAGCAACTTCACTCCATGGttgagctggcagtacgaacacaGCCTCGAGCGTAGTTTGCACCATGGCTAGCTACTTTTACCGAACATGATCAGGACGATTTTTGGCATCATTCTCGGTGACCATCTGTGTTGTTGGTTGTTGGCTACGCTCTGCACgtttataatttttaattattataCTGTTACATACAAATGAATACGCTGCAAGCAAATTCCATGACAAAtggaattccaattttaagaaaTTATACCTACGAAATTTTAATAAGATTGAAGTTCACTAATGACTCTACGCTTTAATGGCCAATTTCAAATCGTGCTTTACGTTCAATTTCATGTAATGTAATAATCAGAGAGGCCGAATAATGCCATGAATAAGCAAAGataaccgatagaggaaactaGGAAGACGAGGAAACGAGGAAGGAAGACgtgaaaaagaagtcaaacgggatataattGGAGAAAAAGGacaaatcattatttttgcaaCAAGCAACTTCGCTCCGGGGTTGAGCAGGCAGTACGAACACAGCCTCGAGCGTAGTTTGTACCATGGCTAGCTACTCTAACCGAACATGATCAGGACGATTTTTGGACGAACAACCACGATAATTGTATAAACAAGCGAACAAATCTCCCTAATGGGTTCACTAATTAATAACAACAGAGAAAttgttttaaattattaatatttattaacttttcagTTCTGATTCACTAGAATACAGTACAGACGCGTCACTTAAATCTAATGTTATCTATAAGTCAAACTCTAGTAAATCCCATAGCTCTGGATTACTCAATCCTTCTCTGGTTTCCTTCTTTGGTTTCTTGTCTATCATCGCTGTGGCCGTGTCTCCTATCTCTGACGAAGGGCGCTTCCTGGTCGCAGTATCCTGTGTAGACGATGTATTCACGACGAGTTCCTCACCCGAGTTGTTATTGTTCCTGTCTAACTTCAGCAGGTTTGCATCCACATATTGACTCAATTGCTTCCGTCGGATATGTCGAACTTCGACGTACATATCAACCTTAAGAAGCATTATCCGCCTGGCTCGTTTGTATGCTGCATCGGTGAAACTTAGAATGGTCTGGGTCAAGTCTACGTTCAAATTAAAGGA is part of the Sabethes cyaneus chromosome 2, idSabCyanKW18_F2, whole genome shotgun sequence genome and harbors:
- the LOC128735327 gene encoding poly(A) polymerase alpha-like, translating into MSNHRSNVKKLDELKTNMHVNSSSTTAELERLKEKTALLQHSIEHDHSFALDKVHILDEHRRTAALNVLEMCHIITTDHTAPKGINGESRSLWFIGLEFNKSFNLNVDLTQTILSFTDAAYKRARRIMLLKVDMYVEVRHIRRKQLSQYVDANLLKLDRNNNNSGEELVVNTSSTQDTATRKRPSSEIGDTATAMIDKKPKKETREGLSNPELWDLLEFDL
- the LOC128735326 gene encoding ell-associated factor Eaf-like, translating into MDNLLLGLGSEVRELKLGATFTHPSAQTAYHTLKYDFKPASVDVSKSATLEVGSNKEVTVTVPHLDGSGVPNTVFKGNQQDYSMKDCVLIIDHATGEITLERLCSNVQVKKTRTEGKIVQIPPQPASIKMENPTARRSSKTKVTTGHRKNGLIDLAPKHLPLRNSPYCRPHKTPQEPAWSVSNSHQSLPSLPIIGMDENDFISVPSLPEPTTQAQKQRQEQQMYSATITASLANNNNNNAASIEVNLPKTQAATMSSSESSDSSSSSSDSDTDSSSESDSSSESDSSRTSSKAKVATGHRKNSPFNLVPKLSSLQNSTSFRPNKTSQAPAWSHKSTQQSLPSVPTIDIEDGNVCMPPVLHLAEQPHKVVQPPTPLVPTKMDSPTSRRNSKTKVITGHRKNGLIDLAPKHLPIRNSPYCRPNKIPQEPAWSASNSHHSLPSLPIIGMDESDFISVPSLPEPTTQATITTSLANNNNYAASIVEVNLPKPLAVTMSLSESSDSSSSSSESDTDSSSESDSSSEDENDSPMKGQSWAEVVNHANTVKNQLTKDLYLSESDSD